One Phoenix dactylifera cultivar Barhee BC4 chromosome 14, palm_55x_up_171113_PBpolish2nd_filt_p, whole genome shotgun sequence DNA window includes the following coding sequences:
- the LOC103719864 gene encoding glucomannan 4-beta-mannosyltransferase 9 encodes METASSTALLPEAFQGARDDITEQMGLVWQQIKAPVIVPLLRLAVFLCLAMSLMLFVEKVYMAVVIVILKLFGKCPEKRYKWEPMRDDLELGNSAYPMVLVQIPMYNEKEVYQLSIGAACGLSWPSDRIIIQVLDDSTDPVIKDLVELECQRWASKGINIKYEIRDNRNGYKAGALKEGMKHSYVKDCDYVAIFDADFQPEPDFLWRTVPFLVRNSELALVQARWKFANSDECLMTRMQEMSLDYHFTVEQEVGSSTYAFFGFNGTAGVWRISALNEAGGWKDRTTVEDMDLAVRASLKGWKFVFLGDLKVKNELPSTLKAYRYQQHRWSCGPANLFRKMLLEIVRNKKVSLFKKAHVIYNFFFVRKIVAHIVTFVFYCLVIPATVLVPEVEIPKWGAVYIPSIITLLNAVGTPRSLHLLVFWILFENVMSLHRTKATFIGLLEAGRVNEWVVTEKLGDVSKTKVAAKAARKPRIKIGDRLHLLELGVGAYLFFCGCYDVAFGKNHYFIYLFLQAIAFFIVGFGYVGTFVSHS; translated from the exons ATGGAGACGGCATCGTCGACGGCGCTGCTCCCGGAGGCGTTCCAGGGGGCTCGGGACGACATCACGGAGCAGATGGGGCTGGTGTGGCAGCAGATCAAGGCGCCGGTCATCGTTCCGCTGCTCCGCCTCGCGGTGTTCCTCTGCCTGGCCATGTCGCTGATGCTGTTCGTGGAGAAGGTCTACATGGCCGTCGTCATCGTCATCCTCAAGCTCTTCGGGAAGTGCCCCGAGAAGCGCTACAAGTGGGAGCCAATGCGGGACGACCTCGAGCTCGGCAACTCCGCCTATCCCATGGTCCTCGTACAGATCCCCATGTACAACGAAAAAGAG GTGTATCAGCTGTCCATCGGAGCAGCATGCGGGCTTTCATGGCCGTCGGATCGGATCATAATCCAAGTGCTCGATGATTCCACCGATCCTGTTATTAAG GATCTGGTGGAGCTGGAGTGCCAGCGGTGGGCGAGCAAAGGGATCAACATCAAGTACGAGATCCGGGACAACCGGAACGGATACAAGGCCGGGGCGCTCAAGGAGGGCATGAAGCACAGCTACGTCAAGGACTGCGACTACGTCGCCATCTTCGACGCCGACTTCCAGCCGGAGCCCGACTTCCTCTGGCGCACCGTCCCTTTCCTCGTCCGCAACTCAGAACTCGCCCTCGTCCAGGCCCGCTGGAAGTTCG CGAATTCGGATGAATGCTTGATGACAAGGATGCAGGAGATGTCCCTGGATTACCACTTCACCGTGGAGCAGGAAGTGGGATCCTCAACTTATGCTTTCTTTGGCTTCAATG GCACTGCTGGGGTGTGGCGGATATCAGCTCTCAATGAAGCAGGAGGTTGGAAAGATCGAACCACAGTAGAAGACATGGACTTAGCTGTTCGAGCAAGCCTTAAGGGATGGAAGTTCGTATTCTTGGGAGACCTCAAG GTTAAAAATGAATTACCAAGTACTCTGAAGGCCTACCGTTATCAGCAACACAGGTGGTCATGCGGGCCAGCGAATTTATTCAGAAAAATGTTGCTGGAGATCGTGAGGAACAAG AAAGTATCTCTCTTCAAGAAAGCACATGTGATCTACAATTTCTTCTTTGTCCGGAAGATTGTAGCTCATATTGTAACATTTGTGTTTTACTGTCTGGTAATCCCTGCAACTGTTTTGGTCCCTGAGGTGGAGATACCAAAGTGGGGTGCAGTTTATATCCCCTCGATCATTACCCTTCTCAATGCTGTTGGAACTCCAAG GTCTCTTCACTTGCTcgtcttttggatccttttcgAGAATGTCATGTCTCTGCACAGAACAAAAGCAACTTTCATCGGCCTGTTGGAAGCAGGGAGAGTGAACGAATGGGTGGTCACAGAGAAGTTAGGAGATGTTTCGAAAACAAAAGTGGCTGCCAAAGCAGCCAGGAAACCACGGATCAAGATAGGCGACAG GTTACATCTGCTGGAGCTTGGAGTTGGAGCCTACCTCTTCTTCTGCGGGTGTTATGATGTGGCCTTTGGAAAGAACCATTACTTCATATACCTCTTCCTCCAAGCAATTGCTTTCTTCATTGTTGGTTTTGGTTACGTAGGCACATTTGTCTCGCATTCCTAA